A genomic window from Silene latifolia isolate original U9 population chromosome Y, ASM4854445v1, whole genome shotgun sequence includes:
- the LOC141629522 gene encoding protein FAR1-RELATED SEQUENCE 5-like, translating to MTDMQIVKVVNDSSSGERTQSDKENEFCRQVENKFTPYVGQEFIEIEEAVTFYKIYALACGFDVRRYTTKRWRDGAIRSKLVVCNREGFTHGLKEGLEEHSKEKQRLKLGATRTYNMCKEHLNCFENIGATLTDFKNFHRDIKCFIHERDGQLFIDRFKEMAEIRARFYFDYDLDVDGSLRRVIWADGEARRNYAMFGDAVSYDPTYSTNKYDMIFTPFTGVDHHKRSATFCGALIAHEDHESFEWGFKHFLIAMAGKETEYIITDQDAGIIKVVPIVFKITRHRFCMWHIMNKVPSMFGVTREDYKDFIKKLNDIIWDDDLEATEFDIGWSSLMETHGLVNDDWFTETFSKRSQWVMAYCRDLNMGAVMRTTQRSESTNSYFKRFEQKSGTIVEFWMRFESAMDQQRHTQKKLDNDNRHSSPKIATHLPLERHGAEVYTHATFKEIQEEVKYSLDTCKTEGYTEKDGLEVTIVKDACKRRSYQVQYNPGNNKVATIPQDYVAKRWTSDALRFNMLDYSGKLIDDIDIIDAKQIEMTKLWSEIHETVGLLRGLGKAEVESMCSLIREFREKLLPCKETFNKQQEMLGVTLDQLGVTEVKS from the exons ATGACGGATATGCAGATAGTTAAAGTCGTCAATG ATTCCTCTAGTGGTGAAAGAACACAATCTGACAAGGAGAATGAATTCTGTAGGCAAGTGGAAAACAAATTCACACCATACGTCGGTCAAGAGTTTATTGAGATCGAGGAGGCCGTGACCTTTTATAAAATATACGCACttgcttgtgggtttgatgtGAGGAGGTACACAACAAAGAGGTGGCGCGATGGTGCAATAAGGTCTAAGCTAGTAGTTTGTAACCGAGAGGGATTCACACATGGACTGAAGGAGGGTTTAGAGGAACATAGCAAGGAAAAGCAGCGA TTGAAGCTgggagcaactaggacgtacaatATGTGTAAGGAACACTTAAATTGTTTTGAGAATATTGGTGCAACTCTAACTGATTTCAAGAACTTTCACCGAGATATTAAATGCTTCATACATGAAAGGGACGGACAATTGTTCATAGACCGATTCAAAGAGATGGCAGAAATTAGGGCGCGTTTCTACTTTGATTATGATCTCGATGTTGACGGTAGCCTTCGCAGAGTTATTTGGGCTGACGGAGAAGCTAGAAGGAACTATGCCATGTTTGGTGATGCAGTATCGTACGACCCTACTTACTCCACGAACAAGTATGATATGATTTTCACACCTTTCACGGGTGTAGATCACCATAAACGGTCGGCTACATTTTGTGGGGCGCTTATTGCGCATGAAGACCATGAGTCATTTGAGTGGGGTTTCAAGCATTTCCTAATTGCTATGGCGGGGAAGGAAACCGAGTACATTATCACCGATCAAGATGCGGGCATTATTAAGGTTGTCCCCATTGTTTTCAAGATAACGCGCCATCGGttttgtatgtggcatatcatgaacaaggtGCCGTCTATGTTCGGGGTGACCAGGGAAGATTATAAGGATTTTATAAAGAAATTGAATGACATCATATGGGACGATGATTTAGAAGCCACAGAGTTTGATATTGGTTGGTCATCATTAATGGAAACACATGGGCTTGTCAACGATGATTGGTTTACGGAAACGTTTAGTAAAAGGAGCCAGTGGGTAATGGCGtattgcagggacttgaacatggggGCTGTCATGAGGACGACACAGCGATCAGAGAGCACAAATAGTTATTTTAAGAGGTTTGAACAGAAGTCAGGTACGATCGTTGAGTTCTGGATGCGTTTTGAGAGCGCTATGGACCAACAACGACATACACAAAAGAAACTTGACAATGATAACCGACACTCGTCTCCAAAAATTGCTACCCATCTGCCTTTAGAGCGTCACGGGGCAGAAGTGTACACCCATGCGACTTTTAAAGAAATTCAAGAAGAGGTGAAGTACTCTCTCGACACATGTAAGACCGAGGGTTACACCGAGAAGGATGGGCTAGAGGTGACCATCGTTAAAGATGCGTGCAAGAGAAGGAGCTATCAGGTTCAGTACAACCCAGGTAATAATAAAGTTGCA ACAATACCACAGGATTATGTTGCTAAAAGATGGACGAGTGATGCACTTCGCTTCAACATGTTAGACTATAGTGGTAAACTCATCGATGATATTGATATCATTGATGCAAAGCAAATTGAGATGACGAAGTTGTGGTCAGAAATACATGAAACAGTTGGTTTACTTCGTGGACTGGGCAAAGCTGAAGTTGAGAGTATGTGCAGCTTAATTCGGGAATTTAGGGAAAAGTTATTACCATGCAAGGAAACATTTAATAAGCAACAGGAAATG